In Oryza sativa Japonica Group chromosome 2, ASM3414082v1, the following are encoded in one genomic region:
- the LOC4330866 gene encoding separase isoform X1, which produces MEAAAADLLAALSSPSSQSGLTSRFAAYLEPFSPYLPTLNPSAKPPAKRTAKQRKQQPPPPPPDAATVRPLAKRFLPFLCRALQVLPLLLRPNPSSGDAGCTDELLDVYALLLDCLAVISACLAGKPYSVLLQRGRFVCCLESRGHYARAEADAAATLDSLRSVLSVPTASKSRRAATASFASLLPDPGISGEAGADPEVTILAIELTVCFANCASKCKVKEAAPYERVVSLVDQLQPWLRILAEDVSRKYLTLLVNALSRCAILLVAEYSVFNTNLVCEFCRATLGECMKAQTIERLPAVARKICSSVDVSWGGGTQLLLDVLKTVVGSAACLKADLPRAVNGLVEFVAYFSRSFVSSNWDLSVGAAELIYEQGGYFSEVSSTPATASVLILYAIGLYCSAQQIENRERPHKSTDFLNDEKHLQTLKSALATLAHLFCFANGRSIPLDTMGKASSSSMQPGHSNKKNSLSHSDDHISFVAYLDSLEFLCKILSQYVNAVWKNFSEGITPNYSINMTYVLTALHQFINSSIAAYSCTEMPEGDKDKQHEQHGTLLRALVSAMKVSFITNEGIQKSVSFIKCAISSTWIKLDEIKFLMSSLGNIGVTLYNIGHLDEAPKALELCCQTVWVYARLSYHRLSASQDEQRIIEDIPKDTLKDISMDAFAKITKMVDILHRCGVKIIPDIIVKSLSELLANDSTSEFLNSSLVLIKLWVKITHKDAKDDESVDSAPLLYHSLMGCTPPLPTKLVGLILEQELLAYALVESRGTMFCVEMQKRITNILLNKIYCSKEYYLERSRVLVRKARVLRTCGVQSISSCLESLSEAISLLRDIPLDSSQGNAPAIHQLAIAYCLHAHCAQEANLGAEVIFDSAQNVFGLWSKIKTFGYYSPGMISQQPSENLVPLLCSLVDLLAMKGCFELQFDLCKLMIIIWKQENLPPEKLFSMLFTNGRLHHACCHLPMDQQFISIAEHHLDVDCHSTEFWRNCFKGDHPSLCMFLQRLWPIDSFISTTCEPSFRREFGFGGSVHEVDSVASSLVSDATVNDQSTFLAGYLYFDLSERLLSRGELFQAFSYGKEALHLRKKLLRKKFKFNFGKFTSGEAQCSGGQNSVSLEAWGSTITEIWPDSTRSTGTRDSFLTPWTVLQCYLDSILQVALLHELIGNGAEAEVLLRTGKDISQFQGLPVFGVLFASALGQIYRKRQQWDTAEGELKYARDLLAQNATFISCKLCKLTLDISLDVQAGDLFWSLYEKDFQKQSAGNLSNALGMYQSALDKLNGTKLESPVDSYDKLKTTCIICSKYGKEPLAANDGVLPSCTVCANFSQASGDHSNEFTALKFLKHKDSECCPPLDVKVKRTTRNSSRLAKEQNVEAHVKTRTRSSKRTAHMKGEKASTELHCKNGLSCSDNLSTDTLVRGKANCILDGVDQSIDYTCSIFGCWNCLFVNTLNSGSIQNILQFRWDCVWHHNHVSILLKIAKALGAHGGLHGAHKIHNIYWQCISLLYFRSLPQDCYRTYEHNLFGLIMDQSTGDFLISERAEILYSMSLFLLKGFLSEQSRDICCRFCSVQMSDVVPWLLKAFVLSRENPSLFQEVCRLLACIFLLATIDSTAQLPLYSSGSLSLNHWAAYFHQNSVGTYLDCQYFAGLKSLLRKNDSKAALEDFSNASDESLSKFFRFSSADIGHLEIHIKEFFHKLPDVPIVCISMLEGDFVNVLGEILLLPSYFPAWMMLSRFDSTNKPITMLLPVDAISKETQHEDSCTKELDNLMRATDKNWQCPWGYTIIDYVAPTFRKILEENFISLSSATLTLNDGQANHVKWWSHRMKLNNHLDKMLKDMEESWLGPWKCLLLGYDLTDQHIEEALTNLIAGLESEFKFEVNPVLIKVILGGAMSVDEVQDCVSQLISYKGYFGRGGCCGKDRLRALSSCCIESEALETVECLIKSTVNELIEPVDRDPVIFVLDTNVQMLPWENLPALRNQEIYRMPSIGSVFLALTRSNNYWKDARVIAPPFPVIDPFNAFYLLNPSGDLSSTQEEFDQMFKNYEWKGKAGYAPTAEELVLALRNHDLFLYFGHGSGTQYVSGKEIEKLDNCAAALLMGCSSGTLRCKGCYAPQGAPLSYLSAGSPAVIANLWDVSDKDIDRFSKALLGSWLQENFVAAKNCSKCCQLTREFESMTIAVEGNGRPRRRGTRGKKSERMNNCSKRCTCGNRRVASYLSEARRACRLPLMIGGSPVCYGVPTIIRKK; this is translated from the exons atggaggccgccgccgccgacctcctcgccgcgctctcctccccgtcctccCAATCCGGCCTGACCTCCCGCTTCGCCGCCTACCTCGAGCCCTTCTCCCCCTACCTACCCACGCTAAACCCTAGCGCCAAACCGCCGGCGAAGAGGACGGCGAAGCAGCGcaagcagcagccgccgccgccgccacccgacGCGGCCACGGTCCGCCCGCTCGCTAAGCGGTTCCTCCCCTTCCTGTGCCGCGCGCTCCAGGTACTCCCGCTGCTACTCCGCCCCAACCCTAGCTCAGGCGACGCCGGGTGCACCGACGAGCTGCTCGACGTTTACGCCCTCCTCCTTGACTGCCTCGCGGTCATATCGGCGTGCCTCGCCGGGAAGCCCTACTCCGTGCTGCTCCAGCGCGGCCGATTCGTGTGCTGCCTCGAGTCGCGCGGACACTACGCACGCGCCGAGGCGGACGCTGCTGCCACTCTGGATTCGCTTCGGTCTGTGCTGTCAGTGCCGACGGCCTCAAAGTCTCGCCGTGCTGCGACTGCGAGTTTTGCTTCCCTCCTTCCTGATCCTGGCATCTCAGGGGAGGCTGGTGCGGACCCTGAAGTCACCATCCTCGCGATTGAGCTCACCGTGTGCTTTGCTAATTGTGCCAGCAAGTGCAAGGTGAAGGAAGCTGCCCCATACGAACGGGTTGTCAGCCTTGTTGACCAACTCCAGCCATGGCTTCG GATTCTGGCTGAGGATGTCAGCAGGAAGTATCTGACACTGCTTGTGAATGCATTAAGTCGCTGTGCCATTCTCTTGGTTGCTGAATATTCAGTGTTCAATACCAACCTTGTGTGTGAATTCTGTCGTGCAACCTTGGGGGAGTGTATGAAGGCGCAAACTATTGAACGCTTGCCGGCA GTTGCTCGCAAGATTTGTTCATCTGTAGATGTGAGTTGGGGTGGGGGCACTCAGCTTTTGCTTGATGTCTTAAAGACCGTTGTTGGGTCTGCTGCATGTCTAAAG GCTGACTTACCAAGGGCTGTAAATGGGCTTGTAGAATTTGTAGCATATTTTTCTCGAAGCTTTGTTTCTTCAAATTGGGATTTATCTGTTGGTGCTGCTGAGCTAATTTATGAACAAGGTGGTTATTTCTCTGAG GTTTCCTCAACCCCTGCAACTGCCTCAGTACTTATTCTTTATGCCATTGGATTATACTGTAGTGCTCAGCAAATTGAAAATAGAGAGCGGCCTCATAAATCCACAGATTTTCTTAATGATGAAAAGCATCTACAAACTTTAAAGAGTGCCCTTGCCACACTGGCACATCTTTTTTGTTTTGCCAATGGTAGATCCATTCCACTTGATACTATGGGTAAAGCTTCTAGTTCATCAATGCAGCCTGGGCATTCTAATAAGAAGAACAGTTTGTCTCACTCTGATGACCATATATCTTTTGTGGCATACCTGGATTCGCTAGAGTTTCTTTGCAAGATATTATCACAGTACGTGAATGCAGTTTGGAAGAACTTCTCTGAAGGAATAACACCCAATTATTCTATAAACATGACCTATGTGTTAACAGCACTGCATCAGTTTATCAATTCCAGCATTGCAGCTTATAG CTGTACAGAAATGCCTGAAGGAGACAAGGATAAACAGCATGAACAACATGGAACCTTGCTGAGAGCCCTAGTTTCAGCAATGAAAGTTTCTTTTATTACCAATGAAGGTATCCAG AAGAGCGTGTCCTTCATCAAATGTGCCATTTCAAGTACATGGATAAAACTTGATGAGATCAAATTTCTCATGTCCTCACTTGGTAACATCGGTGTGACGCTTTACAATATTGGACATTTGGATGAG GCACCAAAGGCTTTAGAGCTATGTTGTCAAACAGTATGGGTGTATGCCAGGCTTTCTTACCATAGACTATCTGCAAGCCAGGACGAACAGAGAATTATTGAGGATATACCGAAAGATACATTGAAGGACATCAGTATGGATGCGTTTGCTAAGATTACCAAGATGGTTGACATTCTCCATAGATGTGGAGTAAAAATAATACCTGATATTATTGTGAAGAGCTTGTCTGAATTGCTGGCTAATGATAGCACATCCGAATTTTTGAACAGTTCATTAGTCCTCATCAAGTTGTGGGTTAAG ATAACACACAAAGATGCTAAGGATGATGAAAGTGTTGATAGTGCTCCCCTTCTGTACCACTCTCTTATGGGTTGTACACCTCCTTTGCCTACAAAGTTGGTAGGCTTAATTTTAGAGCAG GAATTATTGGCTTATGCATTAGTTGAATCTCGAGGCACTATGTTTTGTGTAGAAATGCAAAAGAGGATCACAAACATTCTGTTGAATAAAATATACTGTTCAAAGGAGTATTATTTGGAGAGATCGAGGGTCCTTGTTAGAAAGGCACGTGTGCTTCGTACATGTGGAGTGCAAAGTATAAGCAGCTGCCTTGAGTCTTTATCTGAAGCCATATCTTTACTG CGAGACATCCCACTGGATTCATCTCAAGGCAATGCACCTGCAATCCATCAATTAGCTATTGCATACTGCCTGCATGCACATTGTGCGCAGGAAGCCAATCTTGGTGCGGAG GTAATCTTTGATAGCGCTCAGAATGTATTTGGCCTGTGGTCAAAGATCAAAACTTTTGGTTACTATTCTCCTGGTATGATATCTCAGCAGCCATCAGAAAATCTTGTACCACTTCTTTGTTCTTTGGTTGATTTGTTGGCAATGAAG GGCTGCTTTGAGCTTCAATTTGATCTGTGCAAGCTTATGATAATTATATGGAAGCAAGAAAACTTACCCCCTGAAAAGTTATTTTCCATGCTATTTACCAATGGGCGCCTCCATCATGCGTGTTGTCATCTCCCAATGGACCAACAATTTATTTCAATTGCAGAGCATCATCTTGATGTTGATTGCCATAGTACAGAATTTTGGAGAAACTGTTTTAAAGGAGACCATCCTTCTCTTTGTATGTTTCTCCAGAGATTGTGGCCTATTGATTCCTTTATTTCTACGACATGTGAACCTTCCTTTCGAAGGGAATTTGGTTTCGGTGGTAGTGTTCATGAGGTTGATAGTGTCGCATCATCTTTGGTTTCTGAT GCTACTGTAAATGATCAATCAACCTTTCTAGCTGGCTATCTGTACTTTGATTTATCAGAAAGACTTCTATCAAGAGGAGAACTTTTCCAG GCCTTTTCATACGGAAAAGAGGCCTTGCATTTACGCAAGAAGCTCCTAAGaaagaaattcaaattcaattttggCAAGTTTACAAGTGGGGAAGCTCAATGTTCTGGAGGGCAAAACTCTGTTTCACTTGAAGCATGGGGATCAacaataactgaaatttggccAGATTCTACCAGATCAACTGGAACAAGAGATTCTTTCCTTACTCCTTGGACTGTACTCCAGTGCTATCTTGATAGCATTTTGCAG GTTGCTTTGCTGCATGAATTGATTGGTAATGGTGCCGAAGCAGAAGTTTTGTTACGAACAGGAAAGGATATATCACAATTTCAAGGATTGCCGGTTTTTGGTGTCCTTTTCGCATCAGCTTTAG GTCAAATATACCGCAAGAGACAGCAATGGGACACCGCAGAGGGCGAGCTTAAATATGCCAGGGATCTTCTTGCACAAAATGCTACATTCATTTCGTGCAAGCTCTGCAAGTTAACTCTGGATATATCACTTGATGTGCAAGCTGGAGATCTATTTTGGAGTCTATATGAGAAAGACTTTCAGAAACAGTCAGCAGGCAATTTGTCTAATGCTCTAGGCATGTATCAGTCTGCCCTGGATAAACTGAACGGCACCAAATTGGAATCTCCTGTTGACTCATATGATAAGCTTAAAACTACTTGCATTATCTGCAGCAAATATGGGAAAGAACCATTAGCTGCAAATGATGGAGTGTTACCTTCATGTACTGTATGTGCAAATTTTAGTCAGGCTTCCGGTGATCACTCGAATGAGTTTACGGCATTAAAATTTCTGAAACATAAGGATTCTGAATGTTGTCCACCATTGGATGTTAAAGTTAAAAGGACAACCAGAAATTCATCACGTTTAGCTAAAGAACAGAATGTGGAAGCTCATGTAAAAACTAGGACGCGCTCTAGTAAGCGAACTGCTCATATGAAAGGTGAAAAGGCTTCAACTGAGCTACACTGTAAGAATGGCCTATCTTGCAGCGATAATCTGTCCACAGATACTTTGGTCCGTGGAAAAGCAAACTGTATCCTTGATGGCGTTGACCAGAGCATAGATTACACATGCAGTATATTTGGATGTTGGAATTGCCTTTTTGTGAATACACTCAACTCTGGGTCCATCCAGAATATTTTGCAATTCAGATGGGATTGTGTTTGGCATCACAACCATGTGTCTATCCTGTTAAAAATAG CAAAAGCCTTGGGTGCTCATGGAGGATTGCATGGAGCTCATAAAATTCATAATATCTATTGGCAGTGCATATCATTGTTGTACTTTAGATCCCTTCCTCAGGATTGTTATAGAACTTATGAGCATAATTTATTTGGACTAATCATGGATCAGAGCACTGGTGATTTTCTTATTTCAGAGAGGGCAGAAATATTATATAGTATGAGTTTGTTTTTGCTCAAGGGCTTCCTTTCAGAACAGTCAAG GGACATATGCTGCCGCTTCTGCAGTGTACAAATGTCTGATGTTGTTCCTTGGTTGCTGAAAGCTTTTGTGCTGTCCAGAGAGAATCCCTCACTTTTTCAGGAG GTTTGCAGGCTACTTGCATGTATATTCTTACTTGCAACGATTGATTCCACGGCTCAATTACCTTTATACTCCAGTGGATCTCTCTCTTTGAATCATTGGGCTGCATACTTTCATCAGAATTCTGTTGGAACCTATCTCGATTGCCAGTACTTTGCTGGCTTAAAATCATTACTCAGAAAAAATGACTCGAAG GCCGCTCTTGAAGATTTTTCAAATGCGTCAGATGAGAGTCTCTCAAAGTTTTTCAG GTTTTCATCAGCAGACATAGGACATCTTGAGATACATATAAAAGAATTCTTCCATAAGCTTCCTGATGTACCAATTGTGTGCATTAGCATGCTTGAAGGTGATTTTGTGAATGTTCTTGGGGAAATTCTTCTTCTCCCTTCTTATTTTCCTGCTTGGATGATGCTTTCGAGGTTTGATTCAACAAACAAACCTATTACAATGCTTTTGCCAGTGGATGCTATTTCTAAAG AAACCCAACATGAAGATTCCTGTACCAAAGAACTGGACAATCTAATGAGAGCCACAGATAAGAATTGGCAGTGCCCTTGGGGCTACACTATAATAGACTACGTGGCTCCTACTTTTAGAAAGATACTTGAGGAGAACTTTATTTCCCTCTCTAGTGCAACCCTCACTCTGAATGATGGACAAGCAAACCATGTAAAGTGGTGGTCACATAGAATGAAGCTCAACAACCACCTTGATAAGATGCTGAA AGACATGGAGGAATCATGGCTGGGGCCATGGAAATGCCTTCTCTTGGGGTATGATTTAACTGACCAACACATTGAGGAAGCTCTGACAAACCTGATTGCTGGTCTGGAAtcagaattcaaatttgaagtaaatccaGTGCTCATCAAGGTCATCCTTGGTGGTGCTATGTCAGTGGATGAAGTGCAGGACTGTGTTTCCCAACTTATATCGTATAAAGGATATTTTGGCCGAGGAGGGTGTTGTGGGAAAGACAGACTTAGAGCCTTATCTTCTTGCTGTATTGAGTCTGAAGCTCTGGAGACAGTCGAATGCTTAATAAAAAGTACAGTGAATGAGCTGATTGAACCAGTTGATAGAGATCCAGTCATTTTTGTTCTGGACACTAATGTGCAG ATGCTTCCTTGGGAAAACTTGCCTGCACTAAGGAATCAAGAAATTTATCGCATGCCATCAATTGGAAGTGTCTTTCTAGCTTTGACTAGAAGTAATAATTATTGGAAAGATGCCCGTGTTATAGCTCCTCCTTTTCCTGTCATTGACCCTTTCAACGCATTTTATCTGTTGAATCCTAGTGGAGACCTGAGCAGTACACAAGAAGAATTTGATCAGATGTTTAAGAACTACGAATGGAAG GGAAAGGCTGGGTATGCTCCAACAGCTGAAGAGCTGGTGTTGGCCTTGAGGAATCATGATCTTTTCCTTTATTTTGGTCATGGAAGTG